One genomic window of Cannabis sativa cultivar Pink pepper isolate KNU-18-1 chromosome 2, ASM2916894v1, whole genome shotgun sequence includes the following:
- the LOC115718470 gene encoding barwin, which translates to MSKLCVVRLVLMVVVAIGGATAEQCGRQAGGAICPNRQCCSQYGWCGTTSEYCITGCQSNCQVTPAAGGETVVRATYHYYDPQQKNWDLMAASAYCSTWDANKPYSWRSKYGWTAFCGPSGPRGRDSCGKCLRLRNVATGATITARIVDQCSNGGLDLDFNTIFKPLDTNGRGVQQGSLQVGYTYVNCGD; encoded by the exons ATGAGCAAGCTTTGCGTAGTGAGGTTGGTTTTGATGGTGGTGGTTGCCATTGGTGGAGCAACGGCTGAGCAATGCGGACGACAAGCGGGTGGCGCTATATGCCCGAACAGGCAGTGCTGCAGCCAATACGGGTGGTGTGGCACCACCAGCGAATATTGTATCACTGGCTGCCAGAGCAATTGCCAAGTTACACCAGCAGCAGGAGGAGAAACAGTTGTAAGAGCCACATACCATTACTACGACCCACAACAGAAAAATTGGGACTTGATGGCTGCTAGTGCTTATTGCTCCACTTGGGATGCTAACAAGCCTTACTCATGGCGCAGCAAATATGGCTGGACTGCCTTTTGTGGACCATCCGGACCTAGAGGCCGTGACTCTTGTGGAAAGTGTTTGAGG CTTCGGAATGTGGCAACTGGAGCAACCATAACAGCAAGGATTGTGGATCAGTGCAGTAATGGGGGCTTAGATTTGGACTTTAACACTATATTCAAACCATTAGATACTAATGGAAGAGGAGTTCAACAAGGTTCTCTCCAAGTGGGCTACACATATGTCAATTGTGGTGATTAA